The nucleotide sequence AGCTAAGTCTTTTCTGTGGTGTGTTTGGTTGAAGGACCAGACCGTGAAGAATGATGCAATCAACAGGATGGCGGCCATGTCTTCAGCGCAGATCGTCTCTGCCACGGCCATCCACAGCCGGCTGGGGCTCGCAGGACTCCCTCGACACACCTTGCCTGGGGCGACAGGGGTAAGAGACACCCCagactgctttaaaactattAGTGTCCCATGCATCGGTATTGTTTTACACTATAACACTGCAATACATTGTACTCCTTTACTAGATTTGGCAAGTGTCAACAGGACAGCCTGGTTCCTCACAAGAGTAAGTCTATATAACTTCAATTTGAATATACATGGCTGAGTTTGAACATAGTAAAACGTGTACAACAACTTCTGAATTAAAAATGACACCTTGTGATAATCGCCTCAGTGTGAAGCCGTTCGCACAGCAGAATTACCCCATCCAGACGGCCACAGCCATCGCAGGTGTGTATATTCATAGTTAACACATGCCTTTGATACTTTTATGAATGTGTAAGTTTGCATAAACctgattttctgtatttttttaaagaaatattttggtTTTTTTATATTCTTGGATGAGCCACTCAAAGCTGTTGCTTTGAATTAAAACAGCTACTTATTGTTTGTTGTTTATTCATGTATATTAAGGGCTGTCAGTTTAAAGTGTTaacttaattaattagttaaaataaataaattcaaatattttaatgcagttaACGCACTGCCCCACCCCCGCCAATTCctgtgaatcaatgattcaaaagGCCATTCATAAAGTGAGCCATTTActgaattcctgaatgaatcagccatttgaacgaattaaatgaatgaaagacTCAAAAAGGCaattactgccacctgctggcagttttaatttcttatttgagtattattgtattatttcagTCAAAATAGGGGGGGGGTTCAACCCCCCAAAAAATTGTCATTCAGGTTTGAGcaaattaattattgtttattagTTTCCACAAAGTGGTTACTGGTATTCCTGGGGTCCACAAATCAATCCAAGACAAACagtcttacaaataaataaaaacaatttcacTTATCACATCACAAAACTATACATCTCAGCAGTAGCAGcagttaaaatataaatctaCATATTTACAAAGCAAATCTTCACATTCTCTTCTCGATACATATGTGCAGGTACTCTTTGGTATATTTATGGGAACCATAATCCAAGCAAAAGAACCTTGATAAAGTACagtttgagtaaattatgatttCTTTTGTGGTACATAAAAGAAGGCattttgaagactgttggtaATAAAGCTGTTTGGCTAccaatgactttcattgtatgatcAGAAAAAAactgagatgtttctcaaattatctttttttatgtttcatttatgttAGGCTGTTGTAGCCTAAGCGTTTACGTGTACTACATTttcttttgaatcaaataaaatgtttctttctaAAGCTATTTGTAGTTTCTACTTAAcactttctcatttaacacaagtaaaaagaaaaggttttgaatcatgtaattaattagattaaacattttaatcgACTGTCAGccttaatatatacatacatacacagacaCTATCATAtgatagtagtttttttttttataataacatgATATAATAAAGAGAATATAAGAAGTGCATTACTTgatggaaaaaaaagtttaattattgaattaataattatattattaatgatcAAGTACTCTTCCAGAAGTGAGACTCactcttcagtgtgtgtgtgtgtgtgtgtgtgttataactgaatagaatagaatttacaaataataacataataatataagaaGTGCATAACTTGAtgggaaaaaatattaaattaatataaaatgtgtatTAGTTTAGATAAagtttctatattatatataccttaatattatattacactatatacattatatttttatactatatatatgtattataagtaaaaggtatattacacaatattacaatattaataatagttttgtaatattatataagtaaatatatactataatgttatgtaatttaatattatatcatTTCATGTAAGAAGGTGTAACTAAAGAATGGTACATCTTAAAAATGACAGTATATTTATTCTATTTAAGTGACTCTTAATTGCTTTCGTCTTATTGGTATAATACATGACTTATGTTTTGttatgctgtgtttgtgtgtagctTACGAGTCCCCCACAGCCCTGGCAGCCGCAGTGCCAGCGTGGCACGGCCGCTCCATCAGCACCACTAAACTGCGGCTGGTGGAGTTCTCCTCCTTCCTGGAGCATCAGCGGGACCCAGATTCAGTGAGTCAGCACACATACCCACCATCACTGCAGAgaagagcagccttgacctgctTCAGCAGCCACTACTAAACACCTACAGTTTACACACAACAAGCACCTTTCAGCATTTTTATAAacgttataaaataatatatataatatatatatatgtatatatataatatatgtatatatgtatatatatatatatatacggtggccgagagagctaaacgcgctgcaaatagaaaaaaaaacacctgcaaattaagaaaacaacttcATCAATTTTACAACACACgcactgcaaatgctcacaacacaataATGCACTAAAAAATACacttcaaataaaattatttatttgcttatgttgtgagcatttgcagcgcGTGTGTTGTAAAattgatgaagttgtttaattaatttgcaGGGGCTTTATTTATTTGCAGAGCGTTTCTTTTTCTgattgtgttgtgagcatttgcagcgcgtgtgttgtcaaactgatgaagatgttttcttgatttgctggtgctttttctatttgcatgtgttttctgaagttgcaGCTCTCTGAGCTCTATCAGCCaccgtgtgtatatatatatatatatatatatatatatgtatatatatatatatatatgtgtgtgtatgtatatatatatatatatatatatatatatgtgtgtgtatgtatatataaaagatatatatcttttatatttataataaatgttaaagtatatgtaagaaataataatatagtaaataataataaaaaaaataataattttaatttaatgcataaatacaattttacCTGAGTAATAATATTGATAAATCAGACTTATTAACAGATTATGGTGATTATAAACTACTTTGAATCTAAATGAAAGCatcaattataatattatttcatgaTTTGATTTGCATATTGTTGGTGTTGGTGAGAGATTGCTGATGATTTAGCATTTAGCCCTGGTTCATGGACCTTGTGCGATGCTTTAGAGAAATGCTAATCTACTGCCACCAGCTGCAGGGCAGTGGGCTCTTATTAGAGATGGTCATGATGACCGAGGTCACATCCTGCGCTTTTCCTGATCCACTGATAATAATGGAAATCTACACAACCTCAACTCTCCACAAATTCATCCTGAGTCCAAAAATCAAATGAAGCGCTAAGCTAAAACAGATAGTTTCTGGTAAACTAGAAGAAAACAGAAGTGTAGCTTCTGAACAGGCTTTTTATGATTCAGTACTCACTCCCTTAAGTGTCTTCAAATGAAGTGTCTTTAAGCACTGATCTGACTACAGTCAAGGCAATGAAGACAAAACAGCATGTTTAAATTAAAAGTGAGATCCAGGAAGAAGTTGTGACCTGCAGGTTACCAGAATGCCTTGTGTCTGTGTTAAAGCAGACCTGTGTAATGGATCATGTTGGCAGCATCTCTATGAAATGCTTGTCCCTCTGGTCTGGCGTGACAGTGGCTATTAATCTTCTGTTTGTAGCTTTACGCATAACGAGTTGCGTTCTCAATACAGTTGTCCAGTCACACAAATGTTCAGCTTTGGGGAAAAGGTTCAGAACGTACCTGAAATGCCTCACCAATGCAATCTGAAATGCTTCGTTACTAACACAAACAACATTTAGGAATGGCATTTGGACTCATTGAAAActttaaactctttaaaaaaagCTTGTGGCCCAGGCAACATGTCACGTAATTATTCTTGCGCAAAATAAGAGCATGTTAGTTCATTTTCTGTGGACCGTATTAATATTGCAATGATCTAATGACATCTCTTTCTGCAGTACAACAAGCATCTGTTCGTCCACATCAGCCAGACGAATCATTCGTACAACGACGCGCTCCTGGAGACAGTGGACATACGTCAAATCTATGACAAATTTCCTGAGAAGAAGGGCGGGCTGAAGGAGCTGTTTGGAAAAGGACCTCAGAACGCCTTCTTCCTGGTCAAGTTCTGGGTGAGTCCTCAGGATTTGAGTTGAGTTGGAGCTTACTGTAGCTGTTAGCACGTGACCTTACAAATTGTTTGAATCATTTTCCAACCTTCTTTTCCTTGCACTTTTCATAGTTCTGTAATTTAGACAGTGGCGTAATTGAATTGTAGTgaaatatattgtgaatatatttatatgcaatatgattttaaaatgagtAATTCATGAATTAATGTAATGAATCATAATTAATTAAGCAGTTTTGTATTTGAACTTTTAgccttttttatataataattaatatttaatacttttatattaaaatactgaattttcaatataaaacgtaaaatataaatgtaaaaaaaaaattttttttttatatatattttaataactaaTTATTAATAGTGGTGCCTCTTTGAGTAGGGTTACATTAGGCTTTGgcttaacaaaaaaattataatattacaaatcaCAAAcctaaagttaataataataaaaaaagattctgatataaactttaatttaaacataattaatttTTATGATGGCTTTTATATTCCTGAGACCAGGGTTATTcctataataattcataattaatttcttacgtttttatacacattttcacatttggctTTTTTATGTCAATTTTAATtggtaataaaacatttaataaacattaaaaaaaggtttaaataaaaagatatcTTAGCTGAAACTTAACAGTTTGATAGCTAATTATAAATATgagtgtttttaatttaatttttaatgtaatatattaaacattttggttatatttgtagcaatagtatggatcaaaattaaaaaaaaatattattttattcccCAAATCTTTAttaagaagatattttgtcaattttctactgtaaatatttataaaaacgtAATCTTTTAttagttatatgcattgctaattAAGTGTTATgcatcttaatatttaaaataattcaaatgtaattttttataataaaatgattaaaccagacaattttaatattgttataccagtttatattattatattattttaattatatatatatatatatatatatatatataattaatatatgtatatgtatatacgtatatatgtacgtatatatgtatacacacaataCTGTATCTAATTACggtaaatacaatttataaattacacaatatatatatatataatatcttatttataatattactattcatttaaaattgactattttttaaatattgtcaaatataaaactttaaatatGGATAAGTAATAATAGATAGTTGTTTCTATAGTATAGACAgttttgaatttataaaaaaaaatccttttgatATTAAATACAAGCTTTAATCACAAacttcaaataatattttacaattttgatatttatctttaaataaaCACTACAATTTACTTTaacttacattatatataaatatatatatatatatatatatatatatatatatatatatatatatatatatatatatatatatatatatatatatatatataaaaatatatgtattgtaATGATGGCTTTTAGGTCAAGACTGAAAATCTGGGTAAAATCTATACATAGAAGAGGTTTGAAAAATAATCCCCTACGACATAAAAGCGCTGCAGAAGTTGAAGAATCAGTCGTATATCAGCATTGTGTAAATTTCAGCATCAGCATCCGTCGAGCACGAGTCACTTGCATGAGTCTGAATCGAGGCAGCTGAACTGCTTTGATTAAAGTGCTGTGTTAAAGCCAGGGCAGTCTGAATGGAAACATGCTGGATTGGATAGGGAGCCTTTATTTGAACACCTGCCGCTCTGAGCACATCCTGTACAGACTCAAACACCGCTCTCTGGAGGTTAACACTCACTACACTCTTGCATTAAAGACTAGTTTTGGAAGGTGGCCTGCTTTATCTTTTACTAATGGGTGTTTTTAGGACAGCAAGCAGGATACAGGGTTTTTATCTTTTGATTTCTATgcaataatcatattttatagcCTTGAAATCTCtgagactgcaaaaaaaaattctatcagTCTCTGATGATGcacttaatgttttaaaataaacttttgaaaaagttcaatttaatgcaactgtaaaagaaaaaagtgattgcatgtgtgtgtggtctTAATGAATATGACAGGAGGCTGTATAATACCCACAGAGTTTACTGTTAAGATGAagcaccttttatttatttattagcatcTGACAAATGACGCATTTATTTACCCAACTGTATGCAAACTCTGGGGTGGAATTGAACACATTTGCTTTTGTCAGTGTGTACTCTCCTTCTGTTTATTCATTGTCACTGAGCTTTTCTCTGGTGTGTCCTCAGGCCGACCTCAACTGTAACATCCTGGAGGATTCTGGGGCATTTTATGGCGTAACCAGTCAGTACGAGAGCTCAGAGAACATGACCATTACCTGCTCCACAAAGGTCTGCTCCTTCGGGAAACAGGTGGTTGAAAAAGTTGAGGTGAGGAGAGAATAAATGATATGACAAATATGATAAAttaatatgataaataaataagttaaataaagcttcagtttaaaaaaaatgttcataaacATCGAAATGttgtcatattaaaaataatttattatatattatatatatatatatatacacacacacgttttctTACTAAGTTTATGGCagattactattattttaatttattttttattgtatttcatttaatattttatttgtgatattgtaatatttaaaatcatcataattgaacatttaaaatgtac is from Carassius carassius chromosome 43, fCarCar2.1, whole genome shotgun sequence and encodes:
- the tead1a gene encoding transcriptional enhancer factor TEF-1a, producing the protein MDPSSWSGSESAGEDIERMSDSADKPMDNDAEGVWSPDIEQSFQEALAIYPPCGRRKIILSDEGKMYGRNELIARYIKLRTGKTRTRKQVSSHIQVLARRKSREFHSKLKDQTVKNDAINRMAAMSSAQIVSATAIHSRLGLAGLPRHTLPGATGIWQVSTGQPGSSQDVKPFAQQNYPIQTATAIAAYESPTALAAAVPAWHGRSISTTKLRLVEFSSFLEHQRDPDSYNKHLFVHISQTNHSYNDALLETVDIRQIYDKFPEKKGGLKELFGKGPQNAFFLVKFWADLNCNILEDSGAFYGVTSQYESSENMTITCSTKVCSFGKQVVEKVETEYARFENGRFVYKINRSPMCEYMINFIHKLKHLPEKYMMNSVLENFTILLVVTNRETQETLLCIACVFEVSNSEHGAQHHIYRLVKD